A genomic window from Eleginops maclovinus isolate JMC-PN-2008 ecotype Puerto Natales chromosome 9, JC_Emac_rtc_rv5, whole genome shotgun sequence includes:
- the si:dkeyp-51f12.3 gene encoding uncharacterized protein si:dkeyp-51f12.3, whose protein sequence is MPLPKGMLLCLGILMMVVGGVMALVVGMPNKSAPLFGVGLILGLGGVVLLISGLCMAMKNLQAAVPGHFLLHPRTGRRFSPQQALAIQRRLDRIRREMSEDSVISRAPEPEPPLPSTPPPWTMEPPPSYDTVMKSQEHSEQL, encoded by the exons ATGCCTCTCCCCAAGGGAATGCTGCTCTGCCTGGGCATCCTAATGATGGTTGTTGGGGGGGTCATGGCCCTGGTTGTGGGCATGCCAAACAAGTCGGCCCCACTGTTTGGGGTCGGTCTGATCCTGGGCCTGGGGGGCGTGGTCCTGCTGATCAGTGGACTCTGCATGGCGATGAAGAATCTGCAGGCGGCAGTGCCAGGACACTTCCTCCTGCACCCCCGCACGGGCAGGCGCTTCAGCCCCCAGCAGGCCCTGGCTATACAAAG gAGGTTGGACCGGATTCGTCGGGAGATGTCAGAGGACTCTGTAATCAGCAGGGCACCAGAGCCCGAACCCCCCCTCCCATCCACCCCTCCACCCTGGACTATGGAGCCGCCTCCCTCCTACGACACAGTGATGAAGAGCCAGGAGCACAGCGAGCAGCTTTAA
- the si:dkeyp-51f12.2 gene encoding uncharacterized protein si:dkeyp-51f12.2: MPSLHHGAIFVGAFLIVTGGSTAFLASPQSRLQAFSLCCVVLGVVMLILGLLWAMNSKKCPHYPFNDYPNFGSHALFSPPGSRFPESQSVFLPRSRHRQGARGEEFDYPPMDPVGFSPSPRPPLWQEPPPPYEVAIKTTCSSTHLRRAYSDTHLATEPLFGRSREISFEV; encoded by the exons ATGCCTTCCCTGCACCACGGAGCAATCTTCGTAGGAGCCTTCCTCATTGTGACCGGGGGCTCCACAGCCTTCCTGGCCTCGCCCCAGAGCCGCCTGCAGGCTTTCTCCCTGTGCTGCGTGGTGCTGGGGGTGGTCATGCTCATCCTGGGACTACTTTGGGCTATGAACAGCAAAA AGTGTCCACATTATCCATTCAACGATTATCCCAACTTCGGCAGCCATGCCCTCTTCTCACCCCCAGGGAGCCGCTTCCCAGAATCCCAGTCGGTGTTTCTGCCCAGGTcg CGCCACAGACAGGGTGCTCGTGGTGAAGAATTCGATTACCCTCCCATGGACCCTGTTGGTTTCAGCCCATCGCCTCGCCCTCCTCTGTGGCAGGAGCCCCCGCCTCCCTATGAGGTTGCCATCAAGACCACATGTAGCTCCACACACCTGCGACGTGCAtactcagacacacacctgGCAACGGAGCCCCTGTTTGGACGGTCGAGAGAGATCAGCTTTGAGGTGTGA